The Brassica napus cultivar Da-Ae chromosome C7, Da-Ae, whole genome shotgun sequence genomic interval TCTTGCCTGATTCTGTATTATTTCCCGTCGAGAGGACTTTCGATGACCTAGTTGTTCCTTTATCTATTCTTACCGAACCATCCATTGATCGTCCAGGGGTTGCAACACTAGTCCTATTTCCATTAGATATATAACCAGATTCAGCGGCTTTAAGTTTGCTGTAACACGCATCGCACACGCGATGTGGTTTCCCTGGTGTTGGAGCCAATGCTGCTTTCAAAGCCTTCTTTGAACTACAAGCATGGCAATGGACTAAACCACAGTTATAGCAGTTATGTCTCTTGCGGGTAAACCCAAAAGCTTGGCGACATCCGGAGCAGATTGACTGATCTGCTCCGGATACCCATTTATGAATACATATACTTGATGTGAAGTTTGAGCCGCAAGATAAGCTCTTCACATGCCGGTCTCTCAAGGCTTCAACTAAAGTTGGTGTTCTTCTATCATCTGTATCACCATGTCCTAATCTTCCATTAGCACCTTTCCCCCATGTGAATACTTCACTTCTTGATGTTAAAACCGCCACATGGTGATCCCCACAAGCTATTTCTTCCACAAATTCTCCCACTAATCGGTCTTGCACCAAACAAGGTAACTTACCACCAGAGATTGAGTTACCTAGCTGACCATGTGAAGTCCCACCCATTGTGAAAACATGTCCTGAGGTTGTGAGTGCGACGGTAAATGTATGCCCACACGCGATCTGATGAAAGTTGTAGTCAATAAGTGAAGAGACACACGTGGGTAGCAAGTAAGTCTCTTTGTTCCCATGCCCTAACCTGTTTTTCTCACCATCACCCCAAGTAAACAACTTCCTTGATGACATACTTGTACCGGTCTGTCCCATAACCTCGACGATGGCCACGGTATGCCAAATGTTACAAGCAACTTTCACTGTTTTCAAACCGTTTAAAGACTGTACTTCCTTAGGACACGAAACGCTTTCTCTGTTTCCATGTCCTAAAACTCCAAACGCACCATCACCAAATGTGAATAGCTTCCCGTTTGCAGTGGCCAGAGCTGAATGCCAAGTGCCACACGCAACAGAAAGCACCTGAAGACCTTCTAAAGGACCAGAGACTCGTTTTGGTATCCAATGACTAATATCACTACCATGTCCTAAAAGCCCAACATTATGGATTCCATCTCCCCACGAAAACAAGTCTCCAGAGGTTGATACAACACAAGTGTGGTATTCTCCACAAGCAACAAAGTCTATGTTGGTTAGAGCAAGAAACTCAACTAGTTTCGGACGACTAATGTCTACTTGAATACCATGTCCAAGCCTACCTCCAGCTTCTTCTCCCCAAGTAAACACTTCTCCTTGTCTTGTCACAAGCGCAACGTGCCTCACACCGCAAACAATCTGGTGAACATCAAGAACAACGTTTGATTCCAAGGGTCTTGGAGTTAACACATCTGTTTTCACTGTCTCTTTGGTAATAGTCCCATCTGGTAGTATCCCATCGCTCCAAACCTCACCCCAAACGTAAACATCACCTAATGATTCGATATCATCTGGACCAGAACCTCCACTTGAACAGCTTGGCGTGCTTGAGACACTGATCCGGAAACCATCAGTACTTGGTCTTAACATGTTTCCACGTTCATATCCAACATCTGAGCCTAGATCAATTGATGTTCTACCTCGTGGTATGTTGTTTGGAAAAACGTCTATTGATTGACGACCAGTGGAGAAGTAGTCACTGTCGTTTATCTGAGAAATAATACAATTAACTCATATGGATTAAACTTTAGTTGTACGTAAGTATAAACCTGGTGCATATATATGGTCAAAACTTGAGggaaaacattttaaaaggCTTTTTTTTTCTACGTTAGGTAACAAAAAATACATGCACACTTAAAACAGGGTATCTAAAAACGTTTcaccatattaaaaaaaagtataaaagtTAAAGAACATATATATACCTCAGGTATCTCACTTCTTGCGCGtctattacgacttctttcaaTTAAATACTTAAGGCCAGCAAACCAAATCTCTGTCTCAGCTTTGTCTTTACAGATCtaccaaaaaaatacatatgtGACTTTCAATTTTATAATCCAAGTTGAAGAAAGCTAATTAAAGTGGTCTCTTTACTAACCAAATCAAGCGACCTTTCTCTGTTATTGAATAAAAGTGAAAACGATAAGTGGTCTTTCTCTGGACGTAAAAATCTCTTAAAAACGGGCTGCTCATAAAAACTTGTTAGTAACACACAAGAGGctgcttttatttattaaaagatTAAATAACTAGGTTAAACTCACAGTTCTTTGTCCAGGGACAATTCGAGAAACTTCAGATAACTTCAAACCTTTTTCTTCTCCATGCGAAAACCAAATCAACGATTTTTCATCCTATCATCAACATTAATATAGTTAGTATAATCCACTAGAAAACGAAAACATTGCATGTATTTGTTTGAAGTAGTATACCGGTGATAGCCTGAATGCACGGAATTTAGGTTTCCCTTTTCGACTGTACTTGACTAATTGAGTTCCCTTTTTCAAAACGATAAGTGCCTGTAACAATGTTAATGGAAACGTGAATTATAAAGAGAGTGATTAACTGGCctagaagacaaaaaaaatgcaaactTAATGGGAGGTCTCATTATCATAATTTGTCGGCTGAATCTACATATACCTGATAGAATTATTGGTTTTAGAATTGTCGATTTTATAATTCTCATAATTTGTAACAGAATTAAAAATCAATGTTAAAAATGGAGGTCCATTTTAGAAATTAACAACATGGAACCTTTattacagaaaaataaataaacagatAACAAAACTCCTCCCTTTTCCAAATCAAGAAGGTTTTCTTCATAGTACACAAAAATGGCAAACATATATAACAATGTCTCTTATGTAACAGTAATGTTTAAACGTAACAATGTTTCCTTCAAAGAAAGGAAGAAAGTAAGAAACAAACTTGGTCGATGTCACGCTCGTGATAGACATAACTAGCAGGATCTGCCATTCCATCTGAGAAACCCGAAAGAACAACGTCGGATAAACTCAAGAAGCATCAAGTGTTGTAATTCACCTGTCTTCATAGATGCATCTGTCTTCAACTCTCATCCAAATTCTCTTTAGACTATCAAAAACTTATCAGAA includes:
- the LOC106421426 gene encoding PH, RCC1 and FYVE domains-containing protein 1-like, with the translated sequence MADPASYVYHERDIDQALIVLKKGTQLVKYSRKGKPKFRAFRLSPDEKSLIWFSHGEEKGLKLSEVSRIVPGQRTPVFKRFLRPEKDHLSFSLLFNNRERSLDLICKDKAETEIWFAGLKYLIERSRNRRARSEIPEINDSDYFSTGRQSIDVFPNNIPRGRTSIDLGSDVGYERGNMLRPSTDGFRISVSSTPSCSSGGSGPDDIESLGDVYVWGEVWSDGILPDGTITKETVKTDVLTPRPLESNVVLDVHQIVCGVRHVALVTRQGEVFTWGEEAGGRLGHGIQVDISRPKLVEFLALTNIDFVACGEYHTCVVSTSGDLFSWGDGIHNVGLLGHGSDISHWIPKRVSGPLEGLQVLSVACGTWHSALATANGKLFTFGDGAFGVLGHGNRESVSCPKEVQSLNGLKTVKVACNIWHTVAIVEVMGQTGTSMSSRKLFTWGDGEKNRLGHGNKETYLLPTCVSSLIDYNFHQIACGHTFTVALTTSGHVFTMGGTSHGQLGNSISGGKLPCLVQDRLVGEFVEEIACGDHHVAVLTSRSEVFTWGKGANGRLGHGDTDDRRTPTLVEALRDRHVKSLSCGSNFTSSICIHKWVSGADQSICSGCRQAFGFTRKRHNCYNCGLVHCHACSSKKALKAALAPTPGKPHRVCDACYSKLKAAESGYISNGNRTSVATPGRSMDGSVRIDKGTTRSSKVLSTGNNTESGKTSRLGVRPDASSVRASQVPSLQQLKDIAFPASLTAIQNALKPAVAPAAVPARLLVGPMSSPPPARSSSPLPARSSSPYARRSSPPRTSGFSRSVIDSLKKTNEVMNQEMTKLQSQVKNLKQKCNNQGTEIQRFQKAAKEAFELAAKQSSKHKSATEALKSVAEQLKGLKEKLPPEVSESEAFESINSQAEVYLNANEVTETSLLTTSILDQQETSPTGNTQDQKIDEQVSSKSISETSNSSKPVPTESSSSSSSRTGGKESKEQFEPGVYVTFAVDMNGNKIFRRVRFSKKRFDEHQAEDWWTKNKDRLLKWYSPNSSSSPVASDSSIAPSPPSEPPSDPSVSEKDNEAEAD